The window CCAGCCCTGAGGGACACAGGCACAGGGACTGTTGCCCCTACCAGTGTGTCCGAGCAGCGGGGCAGTATCAGTGACCCCCATCCCGGGGGTCCCGCAGCACGTGGCTCTCAGCCCTGAGCTCAGCCCCTGTTAGCGCACAGCCAGCCTCACCCCAGCGGACTCTTTCCCATGTCCCCAACGGGACGGGGCATGCACAGGGCAGCTCCAGCGCCCTCACAGCTGTCACTGCTGGCACCAACCTCCTGGCAGCAAAGCCTTGAGGGCATGGCAGGACCCACGGTGGCTGTCCCCAGCACACCCAGCCCCAGGGGTGCCCACAGACAGCTCACGGAGCAGCCAGACCCCAGCTCTGGTCACGGTGCCCCACGCGCCGTCCATGCGCGATGGGCGTGCAGCTGGGCTCTGCCTTCTGGGGAAGGGACTCCCAGGCACCCCAGGTGACATCCAGCCTGGCGATGCCCACCAGGCAGAGCGACAAGCACCCCGCAGGCAGCGGGTGGGGGGGCCGTGGCCGTGGTCAGCGCAGGGTGAGGTGGGAGCGGGTGCAGGGCCGGGCAGCGGGAATGCAGCACACAGGCACTTTGTTTGGCCTGGGTGGGCGGAAGTCAGGGCGTTGGATCTGAATGCTAAAGTGTGTTGTTCAGGGGCCGATAAAGGCCCCATTGTATGTAAATAGTTTATAAAGCAGCATATGACTTCCAgtgcagggcagtggtggatAGAGACAAGGGCAGGcggagcagagctctgctgcgGGAGACATGAGACCTTAGAAGGGCCATTGGGGGCAGCTCGCAAGGACCTTTCCTCACCGGCAGGTATGCGCCACCAGGACCCTCCACACCGGGGGCGGCCGGAGGGCAGGTCCCAGCCCCCCAGCCTTGTGCTTGGGGTGGGaagcagctcctggggctgctcaGTGCCAGTGGGTGGCCCCGGCAGGGTGGGGGTCTatgcttggggtgggggggtcaccccATGTTCCCCAGGTAGGGACAGCTCTTGGAGGGTGACAACGCATGGCTGCACAGGGGGTCCCCCCAGTTCGAGGCTCCCCAGCCCCACTTCTGCAAGGAATGGGGGGACGAGGGCAGGGAGGTGCTGGTGCAGAGGAGCCCGTGGAGCTCCTTGGGTTCATCCCTAGACAGAGATCTCAGCACTGGGTGGAGACCAGGGGTCCCTGCAGAGTGGTGGGAGCTTCACCCCCATCCTATGTGGGTGGGTCAGGATCCCCGTGCCATTGTGGGGTGGCAGGACAGGAGCAGCTGGCACCGCAGGGCCAACCAgtctcctgcctgctccagctAAGACACTGCCCTGAGCTGTGTCAGCAGTGGGAGTCACGGTGCTCTCCCGCCGTCCCTCCGTCCTGCTGTCCACCTaccagggctgcagcagccagtTGCTCACAGCTCCCTCCTGGGGCCGCTGCCACCAGGGCCGGGACACAGCGGCTCTCAGCCAGGGACCCTTCCTGCTCCTAACACATCTCACTGCTCACTCCTGCAGACGTGAGGAACGATGAATTGGGCCGGCCTCTACACAGTGCTGAGCGGGGTGAACCGCCACTCCACCGCCATTGGGCGCATCTGGCTCTCCGTCATCTTCATCTTCCGGATAatggtgctggtggtggcagcTGAGAGCGTCTGGGGGGACGAGAAATCCGCCTTCACCTGCAACACGCAGCAGCCCGGCTGCAACAGCGTCTGCTATGACCACTTCTTCCCTATCTCCCACATCCGTCTGTGGGCCCTGCAGCTCATCCTTGTCACCACACCAGCCCTCCTTGTGGCCATGCACGTGGCCTACCAGCAGCACCAGGAGAAGAAGCTGCTGGTGCTGACGGGGCACGGGGACCCCAAGCACATGGAGGAGGTGAAGAAGCACAAGATGCGCATATCAGGTTCATTGTGGTGGACGTACGTCTGCAGCGTGGTCTTCAGGCTGCTCTTCGAGGCCGTGTTCATGTACATCTTCTACATGCTCTACCCAGGCTACCAGATGGTGCGGCTGGTCAAGTGTGAGGCTTACCCCTGCCCCAACACCGTCGACTGCTTCATCTCCCGGCCCACGGAGAAGACCATCTTCACCGTCTTCATGCTGGTCACCTCCAGCATCTGCATCGTCCTCAACATGGCAGAGCTGGTCTACCTGGTGGTGCGGGCTTGTGCCCGCCGAGGCCAGCACAACTCCAACCCCCCATCAGGGAAGGGTTCCTTCTATGGGCACAAGCTCTCCTCCGAGTACAAGCAGAATGAGATCAACCAACTGCTGACGGAGCAGGACGGCTCCCTCAAGGACATGCTGCGCCGTAaccctgggctgcaggagaaggGCGACCGCTGCTCTGCCTGCTAGGGCCAGCGCCATGGGGGCTCCAGCCCTTGCTCCCACTCCACAGCCACCCCACGGCCCTGTGCTGTCCCTGTCCCATGGATAGCATCCCTCAGGCAGCGGTCTGGCCCTTCCGGACAGCCAGGAGGGCACTTTGGGCCATTAAATCTCCGTTCTCAGGCACTGCCTCCCTCCTTTCTGCTCTGGCCGGGACATGCCGGGGGCTGGGATGCCAGTGTGGGGTGCCCACCCCTGCACCCTAGCCCAGGTGGGTGCCAccaggggctgtgggggctgcagtgcccaggctgggctggggctgtggccGCAGTACCCTGGCAGCCGGCATGCAGGAGCAGTGACCCCTGGGTGGCATTGAGCAGTGTCCAAGGGCTCGTgctcccccagcaccagcccctgcagccccaaGTATATTTAGAAAAGTGCCCAGAccaaaaatagagggaaaaagtTTCCCCAGTGGCTGTTTCATCTGCCAGTCACAATGAAAGCCAATGTGGCAcgcagctgcctcctgccccaaTAACCCGGCGCCCATGGTTGGGTGGATGGACGGACGGAGCCGGGCAGACCTGTCCGTACCCCACCGAGGAGCTGGGGACCAGCTGGGAAGGGGCCTTGCAGCATCCCTCACTGCCCTGCCGAGGGGAGCCGACAGCACGGGAGCAGCGGCTCTGCCCCACGCGCCTGCCAACGGTgaggggtccccatgtcccccagggCGCTCCCAGCATGGCGGGGCTGCTTTCTGCTAGAGGTCTTtgctcctgctgccctccccacTATAGGTTAGGGGGTCCCATGGGAGGCAGGGTGGGGACACTCCAGGAACAGCCCCAGGTTGGGTCCCTGCATGTCCGCCCGGCTGGAGGATGGGGTGGCGGTTTGGTGTGTTGTGGGGTGGCCATGTCTGGAGGGCGGCTGTCTTGCAGGGCACCGCGGCGAGTGCCATGGGGGACTGGAGCCTGCTGGGGCGGCTGCTGGAGAGCGCCCAGGAGCACTCCACAGTGGTGGGGAAGGTCTGGCTCACTGTCCTCTTCGTCTTTCGCATCCTGGTCCTGGGGGCGGCCGCTGAGCGGGTCTGGGGCGATGAGCTTTCTGGCTTCTCCTGCGACACACAGCAGCCCGGCTGCCAGAACGCCTGCTACGACAGcaccttccccatctcccacctccGCTTCTGGGTCCTGCAGATCATCTTTGTCTCTACCCCCAGCCTTGTGTACCTGGGCCACATCCTGCACCTGGTGCATCTGGAGGAGAAGGCACAGCAGCAAGCGGTGGCCCGGGCTGGCAGTGGGGCCAGGCGGCAGCGCCCCAGGCAGTCTCAGCTCCCTGCAGGGGACACGCGGGGACGGGTCTGCATGCGGGGGGCCATCCTGAGGACGTACATCTGCAACATCGTCTTCAAGGCCCTCTTGGAAGTGGGCTTCATTGCGGGCCAGTACGCCTTGTACGGGTTCCAGCTGAAGCCCCTCTACACCTGCAATCGCTGGCCCTGCCCCAACACCGTCAATTGCTACATCTCCCGGCCCACTGAGAAGACCATCTTCATCCTCTTCATGCTGGGGGTGGCCTGTGTGTCCCTGCTGCTCAACCTGGTGGAGATCTACCACCTGGGTCTCACCAAGTGCCGGCAAAGGCCGGGCCCCAAGTCCCGCATCCTGCCCAGTCCCGGTGGCCCTGCGGGGCCCCGCAGCACCtgtgtcaccctgcccagcagtGGCAGCCCTGTGGCTGCTGGCAGACCCCCCCATGACCTGGCACCCCTGGGGAAGGCAGGTGCATGGCTGGGGGTGGCCAGCGGGTCCCACGGGAAGGCACGAGCAGCGGACCTGGCAGTGTGAACATGgcctcctgggatgctcagggatTGACGACGCACAGTTGTGGTTCTGTCTCTGGGCCCTGCCAGGCTCGTGGCATGGACCCCACAGCCAGCGCAAGAGATGACCCCAGCGACACAGCTCAGCCACTCCCTGTGCTTGTGGGAACAGAGGGGCTGAGAGtagggctgggctggggcaggggcctGTCAGCCCTTGGGGAGCAAATAAACACTCACTGCACCTCACTTGACTCCTACTCTGCCCACGGGCACCGTGGTATCGCTCTCTGACGGGTTTGTCCCATGGACACACTGCGTGGCCAGGGCAGGGCCACTGCTGGGTTGGGTTGGACTGCAGCCCCATGGGCAAGGCATAGGCAGGGGAGGCCCGGCTGGCACCAGCAGGCACAGGGTCAGGGGCCAGCCCAGCAtgccagagctggcagcacccCAGGGGCCAGACAAGGTAGGaagtgcaggcagcacaggcaggcagggatggaCAGGAGTGAGTCCCCGGCCCTGCTTTCCGGCAGTGCCCACCCTGCCCAGGGGGGGAAAAGCAGGGGCTGTCAAAAGTTTTCCGCATCTTTATTTGAAATGAATGGTTTCCAGAGACACAGGGTTAGTCCTACCGCCCTGGCATCACTACAACAAGACTGGTGAGCGGCTCACTCTCCACATGGACACAGAGAACAGATGGCCCCGGGCCAGGGCCCAGAACAATATATACAGGCTCAACAGGAGACCCATGTACAGCTCAAGAAAACCGACCAGAACACAaggagaggcaggaggcagcagggagcagcacaGCCGGAGCCAGGTTCGCCCCAAGCAGGGCACTAGCACCCTGCTActttgggagggagggggaggcgAGGCAGAGCTCCTTgcttctgccagcagctgcccaaGCCCCTGGCTGGAGCTGAGGGACCCACTGATGGCACATTGCACTGGGGAGGGGGGTTATGCCAGGACAGGGGACagtggggagagaggggcagTGCTAACACAGACTCGTCTCCATCGGTTTTCTGCCAACTCAGAAAACATTGACAAAATTGAGGGAGGGGGCCTGGCTGCATATGAGGGAGGTGTCCCCGTGGCAAGGCTGGGTCTCTGCCATCACGTTCCAGCATTGGCTCCCTCCgctccctgcagccagcctcTCCCACCCCTGGGAACAAGCCCTGCCCCATACCCAACAGCTCTCAGGCTGCGGTGGTCCTTCCCCACTGGCTTGAAAACACCATCCTGTCACAGCAGCAGAGCTACCCTTCCTGCCAtgccagccacagcctctcaAGGGGGTCCTAAAGGAAGTGAGAATTAAAAGCCTCGGGGCCGCTGGTCCCAGATGACACTCTGCCGTATTGTGCGgttcctgccctggggcagggggagagaggggTAGTGTCAGGGCTGGGGGTAAGGGGGGACAGGACTGGGCAAGGAGAGCTGTCATGGGGGCTCTGCCACCCCTGTGCTGTGGGGACTGGCCCCAGGGAAGACGGCTCACCCAGAAGTCGGAACAGGAGGCAGGGCTGAGCATGGAGGCCATGTACGTAGGTGAGACCTGTAATGAGCAGGATGGGATGTCCAAGTCCAGTAACGATGAAGAGACAGCACTGCCACAGCACCGTCCCCTCCCACGCTGCATGGCCCCCGCCctgcagcaggaggcagggagaCAAGGCATCCAGGGCTGGAGCACAACCAGGCCAGCACCACCTTGCTCTTAGTCCATGTCGTCCTCCAGGCTGCTGAGCCGACTGTGCTCCTCGTAGATCTCCCTCACGGCCAGGATGCGGTTCAGCATGCTCTCCAGCATGCTCCGGTCCATGGGGATGACCGAGTACCAGAGCGGGGACTCAGCAATGCACGACCGTTCGGGTTGCAGGTAGAAGACATCGTTGCGGTTCCGCAGACTCTCAGGACTGTAAAGAAAGAGGAAGGTGAGCCCTGGGATATCAGTGCCAGGGGCTCAGAAAGCCTGGCCTGCTCTTCTGGTTATGGGGGGATCAAGGCTTGTCACAGCCTCTCATCCTTCGGCAGGATGAGGACACGAGCTGAGtctgcagctgctcactcaggACCAAAGCCCCTAACCAGCCAAGCACCAGGACTCATACTGCACATTCCTGCCTGTCTGGAGAGAGGCAAGTAGTGGCAGGGACCAGAGAGAAGCATTCTCTCAACCACAGTCTGTACAAGCAGCACAGATCCTGGGCAAGGCTTCACACTCAAGTATAAATGTTTGGAGAGCAGCAGCCGCTCCACAGCGTCCCACCAAAACTGAGAGGTGGTCCCAAAATGGCACATGCCCCTTCTCCAGAGAAAGCCTCACCATTTGGAGAGATAAAACTCATAGAACTTGACGGGACATCGGAGTGGGTTCATCCTGTTCTCCCGCTGCTCCAGCATTGGTACCTCCTCCTCGCGCTTCCGCTTTCCAGAGCCACCATCTACAGAGGGGGAGAGAGCAAGATCACATCTGGGACCCAAcggggcaggcagggggcagGACAGAGATGCTCCATCAGACCCTACCTCGGCTTTTCTTCTGCTTGGCAGGAGCATAGTAGCGGATGCTCACCACCTTTGTCATGCCACGGGCCGTGGTGCACTTGCGGGACTGACGCACCACATTGGTGAAGGAGAGCTGCATGTGCTCCTCCGCTGTCTGCAGCCCAAAGAACTTGGTGTTGAAGAACATGAGGGTGTTGAGGAGCACGAAGGGTGAGTAAACGCCCAGCTGCTTGCACTCCCAGAGGTGCTCTTCCTCGACACGCGAGAAAACTGTGTCTGCAACGCACAGAGGAAGAACCAGTCACATCAACTGTGGCCTTGTGGCAATGCCTTCACCCTGCCCAGGCAAGCTCACTGCCCAGGCAAGCTCACTGCAAAAGACTGACACTTCACAACATACCCTTTTTCATGAGGTTACTTCTCCAGAGCCATCAGCAGAGCTAGATGCTGGCTCTGCCCAGCCATGAGCCACCCCACAGTGCAGCCAAACCACAGGCCAGAACCCAAATCATTTCTAATCGCTCATCCCTATAGCTGGCCACAAAGTGAACTCCAGATTAGTGCTCCACCACACTCAGTGTGAgatgaaggaaaagcagcaggcagGCCTAGACACACAGGTCTGGAGCCAAATGTCTCTGCCTGGGATGGCCAATATGCAGAGGTGAGGCTGGATCTGTGAACTAACCACTGTCAAGACAGAGCATGGAAGGTAGTCCAGATCACCGCATCATGAAAAG is drawn from Strix uralensis isolate ZFMK-TIS-50842 chromosome 13, bStrUra1, whole genome shotgun sequence and contains these coding sequences:
- the GJB1 gene encoding gap junction beta-1 protein translates to MNWAGLYTVLSGVNRHSTAIGRIWLSVIFIFRIMVLVVAAESVWGDEKSAFTCNTQQPGCNSVCYDHFFPISHIRLWALQLILVTTPALLVAMHVAYQQHQEKKLLVLTGHGDPKHMEEVKKHKMRISGSLWWTYVCSVVFRLLFEAVFMYIFYMLYPGYQMVRLVKCEAYPCPNTVDCFISRPTEKTIFTVFMLVTSSICIVLNMAELVYLVVRACARRGQHNSNPPSGKGSFYGHKLSSEYKQNEINQLLTEQDGSLKDMLRRNPGLQEKGDRCSAC
- the LOC141949363 gene encoding gap junction alpha-3 protein-like is translated as MGDWSLLGRLLESAQEHSTVVGKVWLTVLFVFRILVLGAAAERVWGDELSGFSCDTQQPGCQNACYDSTFPISHLRFWVLQIIFVSTPSLVYLGHILHLVHLEEKAQQQAVARAGSGARRQRPRQSQLPAGDTRGRVCMRGAILRTYICNIVFKALLEVGFIAGQYALYGFQLKPLYTCNRWPCPNTVNCYISRPTEKTIFILFMLGVACVSLLLNLVEIYHLGLTKCRQRPGPKSRILPSPGGPAGPRSTCVTLPSSGSPVAAGRPPHDLAPLGKAGAWLGVASGSHGKARAADLAV